Proteins encoded together in one Rossellomorea sp. y25 window:
- a CDS encoding alanine/glycine:cation symporter family protein, whose translation MELFTSLVGTLNDYMWSYILIVALIGLGLYFSLRTKFAQFRYLGEMGRLLTDKTTISAEGKRGISSFQAFTISTASRVGTGNLAGVATAIAGGGPGAVFWMWLIALLGGATSFVESTLAQIYKVKDGKDGYRGGPAYYMEKGLNARWMGILFAVIITFCFGLVFNSVQSNTISLAMEEAYAFDRMTVGIILAVLTALVIFGGVKRIASVTQIVVPIMAVLYLILAFYILITNITMLPNMFVIIFENAFGIREVASGGVGAAIMMGIKRGLFSNEAGMGSAPNAAASAGVTHPVKQGLIQTLGVFTDTLLICTATAFMIILSDQYTTGIDGIQLTQAALSFHVGEWADTFVAVAIFLFAFSSIIGNYYYGETNIEFIKYSPVTLFIYRMAVLGMVIFGAVVKLDIVWSLADLFMGLMAIINLIAITLLAKIAISALKDYREQKKLGKDPVFYSNSIKGLKGIESWEAKPETTTEQK comes from the coding sequence ATGGAGTTATTCACAAGTTTAGTAGGTACCTTGAATGATTACATGTGGTCATACATACTGATTGTAGCGCTGATCGGTCTCGGTTTATACTTCTCACTACGAACAAAATTCGCACAATTCCGTTACTTAGGAGAAATGGGAAGGTTATTAACAGATAAGACCACGATTTCAGCAGAAGGAAAACGAGGCATCTCTTCCTTCCAGGCTTTCACGATCAGTACCGCATCCCGTGTCGGCACAGGTAACCTGGCTGGGGTTGCAACAGCGATTGCAGGCGGTGGTCCAGGAGCTGTATTTTGGATGTGGCTGATCGCCCTTCTAGGAGGAGCGACCAGCTTCGTGGAAAGTACACTTGCTCAAATTTACAAAGTGAAAGACGGAAAAGACGGCTACCGAGGTGGTCCGGCATACTATATGGAAAAGGGATTGAATGCCCGTTGGATGGGGATCCTATTTGCCGTTATCATCACATTCTGTTTTGGACTTGTATTTAACTCAGTACAATCCAATACGATTTCACTTGCTATGGAAGAAGCGTATGCATTTGATCGTATGACTGTTGGTATCATCCTGGCCGTATTAACAGCCCTTGTAATTTTCGGTGGAGTAAAACGAATCGCCAGTGTAACTCAAATTGTGGTTCCGATCATGGCAGTTCTTTATCTGATTCTAGCTTTCTATATTCTGATCACCAATATCACCATGCTGCCAAATATGTTTGTGATCATTTTTGAAAATGCATTTGGTATCCGGGAAGTTGCAAGTGGTGGGGTCGGTGCAGCCATCATGATGGGAATCAAACGTGGTTTATTCTCAAATGAAGCCGGAATGGGTAGTGCACCGAACGCAGCAGCATCTGCTGGTGTCACTCACCCCGTTAAACAAGGACTTATTCAAACTCTTGGTGTTTTCACTGATACATTGCTTATTTGTACAGCAACAGCCTTCATGATCATCCTGTCTGATCAATACACAACAGGAATCGATGGCATTCAGCTGACACAAGCAGCCTTAAGTTTCCATGTTGGGGAATGGGCAGATACATTTGTCGCTGTCGCTATCTTCCTATTTGCCTTCAGTTCGATTATCGGAAACTATTACTACGGAGAAACAAATATCGAGTTTATCAAATACAGCCCTGTCACTCTATTTATCTACCGAATGGCCGTCCTTGGCATGGTGATTTTCGGAGCGGTGGTCAAACTGGATATTGTGTGGAGCCTGGCAGATTTATTTATGGGTCTAATGGCGATCATCAACTTAATCGCCATCACGCTATTAGCTAAGATCGCCATATCTGCACTAAAGGATTACCGTGAACAGAAGAAACTAGGGAAAGATCCTGTTTTCTACTCCAACTCTATCAAAGGGTTAAAAGGAATTGAGAGCTGGGAAGCAAAACCTGAAACGACAACAGAACAAAAATAG
- a CDS encoding staygreen family protein: protein MSEFKPEKLAVTYLPPASIFNPIDNRKYTLTHSDTTGELFLSVGCHYDLEKINPSMRDEVLGEWRRDLGQYTLSGTVYVSGGEFDQQLSNVRFMIFKKELPLALAAMVNGDKGFYTYYPWLLDAPIIICFESVFPEYHQTLYFGTPRQYLLK from the coding sequence ATGAGTGAATTCAAGCCTGAAAAGCTAGCTGTGACATATTTGCCACCAGCTTCAATCTTCAACCCCATTGATAACCGAAAATACACATTGACTCATTCTGATACGACGGGTGAACTATTTTTGAGCGTTGGTTGTCACTATGATTTGGAGAAGATCAATCCATCCATGAGGGACGAAGTGTTAGGAGAATGGAGAAGAGACCTTGGTCAATACACTCTTTCAGGAACCGTGTATGTGAGTGGGGGGGAATTTGATCAACAACTTTCCAATGTACGGTTTATGATTTTCAAAAAGGAGCTGCCATTGGCCTTAGCAGCAATGGTGAACGGGGATAAAGGGTTTTATACGTACTATCCATGGCTTCTTGATGCACCCATCATCATCTGCTTTGAATCCGTATTCCCGGAATATCATCAAACACTTTATTTCGGGACACCAAGACAATATTTATTGAAATAG
- a CDS encoding ribonuclease H-like YkuK family protein: protein MKNCNDDYFSFQNLQEIGMSFDKVFEHILKFMRLEPNGNYRLMVGTDSQVHQSHTTFITGIVILNEGNGVWACIRKVLIPRRMLQLHERISYELSLSEEIVSLFTEERKNQLIDIILPYLYEGATFSMEGHIDIGAGKQNKTSKFVKEMVARMEAMGVEPKIKPDAFVASSYANRYTK from the coding sequence ATGAAAAACTGTAATGATGATTACTTCTCATTTCAAAATCTACAGGAAATTGGGATGTCATTTGACAAGGTCTTTGAACATATTTTGAAGTTCATGCGATTAGAGCCAAATGGTAACTATCGATTAATGGTGGGGACTGATTCTCAAGTTCATCAATCACATACCACCTTCATAACAGGAATTGTGATATTAAATGAAGGAAATGGTGTGTGGGCATGCATTAGAAAAGTGTTAATCCCTAGGAGAATGCTGCAATTGCATGAGCGGATTTCCTACGAATTGTCTTTATCCGAGGAAATTGTTTCGTTATTTACTGAGGAAAGAAAAAATCAGTTAATTGATATAATCCTTCCATATCTTTATGAAGGAGCTACATTTTCAATGGAAGGACATATTGATATCGGGGCTGGAAAACAGAATAAAACAAGCAAGTTTGTTAAGGAAATGGTCGCAAGGATGGAAGCAATGGGTGTGGAACCGAAAATTAAACCCGATGCCTTCGTCGCTTCCAGTTATGCCAACCGTTACACAAAATAA
- the menC gene encoding o-succinylbenzoate synthase: MEIKRIILRQIKMDLLNPFTTSVGTETDKTIILVEVKSASGISGWGESVAITQPIYNEETVETNWHMMSEHLIPLLQGEAVQHPDEVSCRFKKIRGNYNAKAAIEGAVWDLYAKENNLPLAKALGGTKDRIEVGVSVGIQQTETLMLKQIEDYLKEGYKRIKVKIQPGWDIGIIRSIRQEFPKIPLMADANCAYSLNDIEILKALDDFDLMMIEQPLDHDDIIDHAKLQSQLKTPICLDESIHSFEDARKAIELGSCKIINLKIGRVGGLTESKKIHDLCVEHDIPMWCGGMLEAGIGRAHNIAITSLGNFTLPGDTAPSSHYWKRDIIQPEVDMEDGYIVVPEAPGIGYEPDLDQIEALTMYSKVFHF, translated from the coding sequence ATGGAAATCAAACGAATCATTCTTAGACAGATCAAGATGGATTTACTGAATCCTTTTACGACGAGTGTAGGGACAGAAACGGATAAAACGATTATTCTCGTTGAAGTGAAATCAGCATCAGGGATATCAGGATGGGGGGAGTCGGTCGCGATCACCCAGCCGATCTATAACGAAGAAACGGTGGAAACCAACTGGCATATGATGAGCGAACACTTGATTCCTCTTCTTCAGGGGGAAGCGGTCCAACATCCTGATGAGGTGTCCTGCAGATTTAAAAAAATCAGAGGCAATTATAATGCGAAAGCGGCCATCGAAGGTGCTGTTTGGGACCTATATGCAAAGGAAAACAACCTCCCGTTAGCAAAAGCACTAGGGGGAACAAAAGACAGAATCGAAGTAGGAGTAAGTGTAGGTATTCAGCAAACCGAGACCCTTATGTTAAAACAAATTGAAGATTATTTGAAAGAAGGTTATAAGCGGATCAAGGTGAAAATTCAACCTGGATGGGATATCGGGATCATCCGGTCGATTCGACAGGAATTTCCGAAGATTCCACTCATGGCAGATGCAAACTGTGCTTATTCCCTAAATGACATTGAAATCCTCAAAGCTCTGGATGATTTCGATTTAATGATGATTGAACAGCCGTTGGATCATGATGATATCATTGATCACGCTAAGCTGCAGTCTCAACTTAAAACGCCTATCTGTTTAGATGAGAGTATTCACAGCTTTGAGGATGCAAGAAAAGCCATTGAACTCGGAAGCTGTAAAATCATTAATTTGAAAATTGGACGTGTAGGAGGACTTACTGAATCAAAGAAAATCCATGATCTATGCGTAGAGCACGATATACCTATGTGGTGCGGGGGGATGCTTGAAGCAGGAATAGGAAGGGCTCACAACATTGCCATCACGTCACTGGGGAATTTCACCCTGCCTGGCGATACGGCACCATCTTCTCATTATTGGAAGCGGGATATCATTCAACCTGAGGTGGATATGGAGGATGGATATATAGTTGTACCTGAAGCGCCCGGTATTGGATACGAACCGGACTTGGACCAGATCGAAGCGTTGACTATGTATAGTAAAGTTTTTCATTTTTAA
- a CDS encoding GNAT family N-acetyltransferase, whose amino-acid sequence MKHEVQASLKIRTLHSVEDLEDVRRLESLVWSFEDSVPVNQSVAVVKNGGFILGAYYQEKLIGFQYSFPGFDGKKVYLVSHSLGIHSDFRKFGIGEMLKRAQKNTAAEMGYDVITWTYDPLETVNGNLNLHKLGAVVRTYIPNIYGEMSDQLNAGIATDRFLVEWRVRQSKSNSVAGNDLHFASAIDLKECELGWLVDKVNLSLTPNHISVSVPGHFQEIKRADLSLAMDWRKKTRDVFSHYLNHGWIVTDLVKDKEHHGQYLYLIEKGDHHNGNQTNHS is encoded by the coding sequence GTGAAACATGAAGTGCAAGCATCATTGAAGATCCGGACACTGCACTCTGTAGAGGATCTAGAAGATGTCAGAAGATTAGAGTCACTTGTGTGGAGTTTTGAAGATTCTGTACCGGTTAATCAGAGTGTAGCCGTGGTGAAGAACGGCGGGTTCATTCTTGGAGCCTATTATCAGGAGAAGCTTATCGGCTTTCAATATAGTTTTCCAGGTTTTGATGGAAAAAAGGTGTATCTTGTATCCCATAGTTTAGGGATCCATTCCGACTTCAGGAAATTCGGGATTGGAGAAATGCTGAAAAGAGCACAAAAAAATACGGCTGCTGAGATGGGGTATGATGTCATTACCTGGACGTATGATCCGTTGGAAACTGTGAACGGTAACCTGAACTTACATAAACTTGGAGCTGTTGTGCGTACGTATATCCCCAATATATATGGAGAAATGTCCGATCAATTGAATGCAGGAATAGCGACGGACCGGTTTCTTGTAGAGTGGCGGGTACGTCAATCGAAGAGTAATAGCGTGGCAGGAAATGATCTACATTTTGCTTCTGCTATTGACTTAAAAGAATGTGAGCTTGGTTGGCTTGTAGATAAGGTGAATTTATCCCTCACCCCTAATCACATTTCCGTTTCGGTTCCGGGCCATTTCCAGGAGATTAAAAGGGCTGACCTTTCACTTGCTATGGATTGGCGAAAAAAAACAAGAGACGTCTTTTCTCACTACTTAAATCATGGCTGGATCGTAACAGACCTCGTTAAAGATAAAGAACACCACGGGCAATACCTATACCTCATAGAGAAAGGTGATCATCATAATGGAAATCAAACGAATCATTCTTAG
- a CDS encoding amidohydrolase — MNFVDEHHDEILKTYQELHQLAEPSWMEEKTSSYLKTKLSEAGFSVKTYEGHYGFIAELKGEQLEVIALRADMDALLQEVDGVVKPNHSCGHDAHSTMVLYTALALAKKPLKHTVRFIFQPAEEKAAGALRMIEENVLENVKFLGGIHLRPEIEVPYEKAAPVIVHSSTATLKGTIKGIPAHAARPEQGNNPLEAASLLIQAIKQIRLNVNNHYSIKITELHGGESSNSIPENAHFTFDLRAESNDTMTALLEKAEQVISCIQQEADTAITYQVEEYLPAAVKDPRAKELARDAIRSVLGEENVVSECISPGAEDFHFYSIIHPELCSTMIGLGCGLSPGLHHPSMRFNQESLVYGTKILIQMLVVADRQDWE; from the coding sequence ATGAACTTTGTAGATGAACATCATGATGAGATTCTAAAAACCTATCAGGAGCTTCATCAATTGGCAGAACCGAGCTGGATGGAAGAAAAGACATCCAGCTATTTAAAAACAAAACTTTCAGAGGCGGGCTTTTCTGTTAAAACGTACGAAGGGCATTACGGATTTATTGCAGAATTAAAGGGTGAGCAGTTAGAGGTCATTGCTCTTCGTGCCGATATGGATGCATTGCTTCAAGAAGTGGATGGAGTGGTTAAACCGAATCATTCTTGTGGTCATGATGCCCATAGTACGATGGTTTTGTATACAGCTCTTGCTCTAGCGAAGAAACCCCTGAAGCATACGGTTCGCTTCATCTTTCAACCCGCTGAAGAAAAGGCAGCGGGGGCACTGAGAATGATAGAAGAGAATGTTCTGGAGAATGTTAAGTTTCTTGGGGGTATCCATCTTCGACCTGAAATAGAGGTCCCTTATGAAAAGGCCGCCCCCGTCATCGTTCACAGCTCTACTGCAACGCTAAAGGGAACCATTAAGGGAATACCTGCACATGCAGCAAGACCTGAACAAGGGAATAATCCCCTGGAGGCAGCGTCTTTATTGATTCAAGCGATCAAGCAGATCAGGTTGAATGTCAACAATCATTATTCCATTAAGATCACGGAGCTTCACGGAGGCGAGTCATCAAACTCGATTCCGGAAAATGCACATTTCACCTTCGATTTAAGAGCTGAATCGAATGACACCATGACAGCATTATTGGAAAAGGCAGAACAGGTGATTTCATGTATACAACAGGAGGCGGATACCGCCATCACCTATCAAGTGGAAGAATATCTACCAGCTGCTGTGAAGGATCCACGGGCAAAGGAGCTTGCCCGTGACGCCATTCGTTCGGTTCTTGGAGAGGAGAATGTGGTATCAGAATGTATCTCTCCCGGAGCGGAAGACTTTCATTTTTATTCCATCATTCATCCTGAGTTATGTTCTACTATGATTGGGCTGGGATGTGGTCTTTCACCAGGATTGCATCATCCTTCCATGCGATTTAATCAAGAATCTCTGGTTTATGGAACAAAGATATTGATACAGATGTTAGTAGTAGCTGATCGGCAAGACTGGGAATGA
- a CDS encoding YjiH family protein, whose amino-acid sequence MNGVSQRNEKIEPKAFTTSDMWKFLIPSLIGILLFIVPITTEDGITIPVAYLAGQINVYLGEVIPAMTVLIMALSVIGSLLAITIKPAFITKSRYLSTLLIISPFWLAARILGTVFAVMTIYQLGPGMVFSENTGGLLIYDLIPILFSTFLLAGLLLPLLLNFGLLEFFGALLLKVMRPVFTLPGRSSLDCLASWVGDGTIGVLLTTKQYEEGYYTKREAAVIATTFSVVSITFTIVVISYLNLEQYFLHYYATIIFAGLVAALIMPRIPPLSRKPNTGYERTELKNETGIPSDFSVVKWGFHQAVTKAKKNNGPVSVVKEGVQNVLDMWLGVLPIVMAIGTVALVIAEYTPFFTYLGKPFEPILTIMQVPEASEAAQTMVVGFADMFLPAVIGSGIESELTRFVIACVSVTQLIYMSEMGGLLLGSKLPVSIIDLILIFLIRTCITLPIVVVIAHIIF is encoded by the coding sequence ATGAACGGGGTATCACAAAGGAATGAAAAGATAGAACCGAAAGCATTTACTACCAGTGACATGTGGAAATTTCTGATTCCATCATTGATTGGAATCCTATTATTTATTGTACCTATTACAACGGAGGATGGCATCACGATTCCTGTCGCTTATTTAGCTGGACAAATCAATGTATATCTAGGTGAAGTTATCCCTGCAATGACTGTATTGATTATGGCGCTATCTGTCATAGGGTCACTCCTAGCGATAACGATCAAACCAGCTTTTATTACAAAGAGTCGTTATTTGAGCACTCTTTTAATCATTAGTCCCTTTTGGCTCGCTGCACGTATCCTTGGAACAGTGTTTGCTGTGATGACGATTTATCAATTAGGACCCGGGATGGTTTTCTCAGAAAATACGGGTGGGCTCTTGATCTATGATCTGATTCCTATTCTATTTTCCACTTTTCTTCTGGCTGGTTTACTGCTTCCGCTCCTTCTTAATTTTGGATTATTAGAGTTCTTTGGTGCCTTATTGCTGAAAGTGATGAGACCTGTTTTTACATTACCAGGACGCTCTTCACTCGACTGCCTGGCATCATGGGTGGGAGACGGCACAATAGGCGTTCTTCTGACGACCAAGCAATATGAGGAAGGGTATTATACAAAGCGTGAAGCGGCTGTCATTGCCACTACATTTTCGGTTGTTTCCATTACGTTTACGATTGTGGTCATTTCTTACTTGAACTTAGAGCAATATTTCCTTCACTATTACGCAACGATTATCTTTGCCGGGCTTGTAGCGGCACTGATCATGCCACGTATACCACCATTATCAAGAAAACCGAATACGGGATATGAAAGAACCGAGTTAAAGAACGAAACAGGGATTCCATCCGATTTCTCCGTTGTTAAATGGGGCTTTCATCAAGCAGTCACGAAGGCTAAAAAGAATAATGGACCTGTTTCTGTCGTGAAAGAAGGGGTTCAGAACGTATTGGATATGTGGCTTGGGGTCTTACCAATCGTTATGGCGATAGGGACAGTCGCATTAGTGATAGCAGAGTATACACCTTTCTTCACCTATCTGGGAAAACCTTTCGAACCAATCCTTACCATCATGCAGGTTCCTGAAGCAAGTGAAGCGGCCCAGACCATGGTAGTCGGGTTTGCCGATATGTTCCTTCCTGCTGTCATCGGTAGTGGAATTGAAAGTGAACTTACCCGGTTTGTCATTGCATGTGTATCTGTTACACAATTAATCTATATGTCTGAAATGGGTGGATTGCTTCTTGGTTCGAAGCTGCCTGTCAGTATCATAGATTTGATCTTGATCTTTTTAATCCGGACATGCATCACTCTACCTATTGTCGTAGTGATTGCCCATATAATTTTTTAA
- a CDS encoding MurR/RpiR family transcriptional regulator — protein MDQKSIARIIKDNYSSLSAGQKKVAELILKHQGEAAILTAFQMGRKVGVSETTVIRLGYALGFKGYSEMQEVVRRDWLEKEQVNENESFPSFSNEGDEESVFSKVIEKEKSVLEQLMNQLDVKEIWKTIDRLIQSERVYIGGFGSSYGAAYWMYYTLKQYRANVFISSPTGFVPEDICDLNQDSTVVMFSFPRFRTESFELVEKAKLQGSYVIAITNRQLSPLGQISDLTLTTEEGMNSGHHSIGSVVSLVEIILTGLQHRDQDNISSRQRKLEQLYTNQGLFIE, from the coding sequence ATGGATCAAAAATCAATTGCACGAATCATTAAAGATAATTATTCCTCCTTATCTGCCGGGCAAAAAAAAGTGGCTGAGTTGATTCTTAAGCATCAAGGTGAAGCAGCGATACTCACGGCTTTTCAGATGGGGAGGAAAGTTGGTGTAAGTGAAACTACTGTGATTCGTTTAGGATATGCTTTAGGCTTTAAAGGATATTCCGAAATGCAGGAAGTGGTGAGAAGGGATTGGTTAGAGAAGGAGCAGGTAAATGAAAATGAATCATTTCCTTCATTCTCAAACGAAGGTGATGAGGAGAGTGTATTCAGTAAGGTCATTGAAAAAGAAAAATCCGTGCTGGAGCAGCTAATGAATCAATTAGACGTGAAAGAAATATGGAAAACGATTGATCGCTTAATTCAATCAGAGCGAGTTTATATCGGTGGGTTTGGAAGTTCTTATGGAGCAGCTTATTGGATGTATTATACGTTAAAACAATACAGGGCAAATGTATTCATTTCTAGTCCAACAGGGTTTGTTCCTGAAGATATATGTGATTTGAACCAAGATTCTACTGTCGTTATGTTTTCGTTTCCCCGGTTCCGTACAGAATCTTTTGAGCTTGTGGAGAAGGCAAAATTACAAGGTTCTTATGTCATTGCGATCACCAATAGACAATTATCACCTCTCGGACAGATTTCTGATCTGACACTGACGACCGAAGAAGGGATGAATTCAGGACATCATTCGATTGGATCTGTCGTAAGTTTAGTTGAAATCATTTTAACCGGTCTTCAACATCGAGATCAGGACAACATAAGTAGTCGGCAAAGGAAGCTGGAGCAATTATATACAAATCAGGGGTTATTTATTGAATAG
- a CDS encoding fatty acid--CoA ligase, which translates to MYATTGSIFDQTVEKFRNKEAIVEEKTGTRLTFAQWQDEVHRAANALLKAGVKKGDRVSTYLFNTLELATVYFACGKIGAVINPINFRLKAQEIHYILKDAVPKVVIFEEALTQPIERISQDFPQTLFWYVGEDAPTFAQSYKEVVNACSNDLIDIPVEETDAYAIMYTSGTTGRPKGVLHRHRDMAEQSLICTSVMGLTPNDIGLVTAPMFHCAELHCCFLPRVQAGAKNIIVHQFQPQTVLEVIEREKVSSFFAAPTMWNMLLQHGVDDYDTTSLRIGLYGAAPMAPVLVRALHEKMKIDLIQAYGQTEMGPAVTFLLQDEQLTKTGSAGRAAYNHEIRVVKPSENGPSEPDDLCKPGEVGEIIVRGSCTMLEYFNRKEATERALYKGWYHSSDLGYMDEDGYLYVADRVDDMVISGGENVYPREVEDALHAHEDIVDVAVLGQPHEKWGEQVIAVVVSKNPSLSPQDLDFFLKTGDLLADYKRPREYIFVEELPRNASGKIQKFLLRESFPSKEKLV; encoded by the coding sequence ATGTACGCAACGACAGGATCCATTTTTGATCAAACGGTAGAGAAATTTCGGAACAAGGAGGCGATTGTAGAAGAAAAAACAGGTACCCGGTTAACCTTTGCACAGTGGCAAGATGAAGTTCACCGTGCAGCCAATGCGTTACTAAAGGCAGGTGTGAAAAAGGGAGATCGGGTTTCGACATATCTATTTAATACGCTGGAGTTAGCAACTGTGTACTTTGCGTGTGGGAAGATTGGTGCGGTGATTAACCCAATTAATTTTCGCTTGAAGGCTCAAGAAATACACTACATTTTGAAAGATGCCGTACCAAAGGTCGTGATATTTGAAGAAGCCCTCACCCAACCGATTGAGCGGATTTCTCAAGACTTCCCACAGACCCTTTTTTGGTATGTTGGAGAAGATGCCCCTACCTTTGCTCAAAGCTATAAAGAAGTTGTGAATGCATGTTCGAATGACTTAATAGACATCCCTGTTGAAGAAACGGACGCATATGCGATTATGTATACGAGCGGTACTACCGGGAGACCAAAGGGTGTGCTGCACAGGCATAGGGATATGGCAGAGCAAAGCTTGATTTGTACGTCTGTTATGGGGCTGACACCAAATGACATAGGACTTGTTACAGCCCCTATGTTTCATTGTGCCGAACTTCATTGCTGTTTCCTTCCACGTGTTCAAGCAGGAGCGAAGAATATTATCGTTCATCAGTTTCAACCGCAAACCGTATTAGAAGTGATTGAACGGGAAAAGGTCAGTTCCTTTTTTGCTGCGCCAACGATGTGGAACATGCTTCTGCAACACGGGGTAGATGATTATGATACTACTTCTTTACGTATCGGTCTCTATGGGGCAGCACCAATGGCACCAGTCCTTGTCAGGGCCCTCCATGAGAAAATGAAGATTGACTTGATACAAGCCTATGGTCAGACCGAGATGGGTCCAGCGGTTACCTTCCTTCTTCAGGATGAGCAGTTAACCAAGACAGGCTCCGCAGGAAGGGCTGCCTATAACCATGAAATACGGGTAGTCAAACCGAGTGAAAACGGCCCTTCTGAACCGGATGATCTTTGCAAGCCTGGTGAAGTCGGGGAAATCATTGTTCGCGGTTCCTGTACAATGCTTGAATATTTCAATCGCAAGGAAGCGACGGAAAGAGCATTGTATAAAGGCTGGTATCATTCCAGTGATTTAGGTTATATGGATGAGGACGGGTATCTATACGTCGCTGATCGGGTGGATGATATGGTCATATCGGGAGGAGAAAATGTGTATCCCCGTGAGGTAGAGGACGCTCTGCACGCTCATGAAGATATTGTAGATGTCGCCGTGCTAGGTCAGCCTCATGAAAAGTGGGGAGAACAGGTGATTGCCGTTGTTGTATCCAAAAATCCTTCATTGTCTCCTCAAGATCTCGATTTCTTTTTGAAAACGGGGGATCTGTTGGCCGATTATAAGCGGCCACGTGAATATATATTTGTAGAAGAACTTCCTCGGAATGCAAGTGGTAAGATTCAAAAGTTCCTGTTAAGGGAAAGTTTTCCTTCGAAAGAAAAACTAGTTTAA